A part of Ictalurus furcatus strain D&B chromosome 8, Billie_1.0, whole genome shotgun sequence genomic DNA contains:
- the LOC128612050 gene encoding uncharacterized protein LOC128612050, which translates to MTGFWILILIFSTMYTVQPGRRWVTAQSLTESPVYQPDKELSVNIGDSATLRCCISENEVGIIAWFKQPNRKKPQIIVMVYKSGGEPFFNGFQKSHFQIERSSNCFNMIILNIIQSDEAMYYCALTYPNTVFADGTYLKIKGDHVTIASETSKPALCDNSVVCEPTLHGNNTNMNTHEKTVLGLGTALGLCALLIFCLIYFILRRRKLNTTIENSPGTRQVRESEAEPLNYAAVQFTKRKAKAEKRKTGSADECVYSDVNKTVRCDGNNS; encoded by the exons atgactggTTTCTGGATTTTAATTTTGATCTTCAGCACCATGT ATACAGTCCAACCTGGTAGACGCTGGGTTACTGCACAATCCCTCACAGAGTCACCAGTTTATCAGCCTGATAAAGAGCTCAGTGTGAATATCGGAGACTCGGCTACTCTGCGGTGTTGTATTTCTGAAAATGAAGTTGGGATAATTGCCTGGTTTAAGcaaccaaacagaaaaaaacctcagaTTATAGTCATGGTATATAAAAGTGGTGGGGAGCCATTTTTCAATGGATTCCAAAAGTCTCATTTCCAAATAGAAAGATCTTCAAACTGTTTCaatatgatcattttaaacatcattCAGTCTGATGAAGCCATGTACTACTGTGCACTCACATACCCAAACACTGTGTTTGCAGAtggaacttatttaaaaattaaag GTGATCATGTTACTATTGCATCAGAAACATCTAAACCAGCTCTGTGTGAtaattcagtggtgtgtgaaccaacactgcatggaaacaacactaacatgaacacacacgagAAAACAG TGCTCGGTTTGGGAACGGCTTTGGGTTTGTGCGCACTTCTGATTTTCTGcctcatttatttcatactgaggagaagaaaat TAAATACGACTATAGAAAACTCTCCAGGAACGAGGCAGGTACGT gaaTCTGAAGCGGAACCACTGAATTACGCAGCTGTGCAGTTTACCAAGAGGaaagccaaagctgaaaaaaggaaaactggctcagcagatgagtgtgtgtactcCGATGTGAATAAAACTGTAAGATGTGATGGAAATAATTCATAA